A region from the bacterium genome encodes:
- a CDS encoding anti-sigma factor, which produces MKCDFPHELLSGYLDGELDGKNKALVEDHLKSCSSCQQFLEALKKQDSLVRSREIEEPSREFVFSLNRRVMDQVMKKPRFSFWRYMPVLVPTAVAALVLVVVFNSQHETRYVTTDDQILLPVVSRLGYSDESGLKAGSDRSVAADKKVAAAKKEKAA; this is translated from the coding sequence ATGAAGTGTGATTTTCCGCATGAACTATTGAGCGGATATCTTGATGGCGAGCTCGATGGAAAGAATAAGGCGCTTGTCGAGGACCATCTAAAATCCTGTTCCAGCTGTCAGCAATTCCTGGAAGCATTGAAAAAACAGGATTCGCTGGTGCGGTCCCGGGAAATCGAAGAGCCCTCGCGCGAATTTGTGTTCTCGCTGAACCGCCGGGTGATGGATCAGGTCATGAAAAAACCCAGGTTTTCATTCTGGCGCTATATGCCGGTCCTGGTGCCGACGGCAGTCGCAGCCCTGGTGCTGGTTGTGGTCTTTAATTCCCAGCATGAAACCAGATACGTCACGACCGATGACCAGATCCTTCTTCCGGTCGTGAGCAGGCTGGGATATTCCGATGAAAGCGGCTTGAAGGCCGGTTCTGACCGTTCGGTCGCTGCCGACAAAAAAGTTGCGGCGGCGAAAAAGGAAAAAGCCGCG
- a CDS encoding DUF4412 domain-containing protein, whose amino-acid sequence MRLKSIIMLLFLVILLHADIMYEMTTKTTGMMGMGDSETFMRIFIKGDRSRTEVKSTSTTMGELASAYIMRLDKSIMWTIDDANKKYMETSLIYTADDTAAVKPDSTLIKPDVNIEFTDETKKILDHNCKKINVSLKLNGGDNDFNLTQTMWMAESLPGVDELKAYNKKLIDIGGGMMQSAPVGIDKKALEEFMNKTNEINGFPLEIEFTMSINVEEMVMEVKTSSVVTKFSVVPISNKVFELPEGYTPYE is encoded by the coding sequence ATGAGACTTAAGAGCATAATAATGTTACTTTTTTTAGTTATTTTGCTGCATGCCGATATTATGTATGAAATGACGACCAAAACAACCGGGATGATGGGTATGGGTGACAGTGAAACTTTCATGAGGATCTTTATTAAAGGCGATAGATCACGCACCGAAGTTAAAAGCACTTCAACTACCATGGGCGAACTTGCCAGCGCCTATATCATGCGCCTGGACAAATCCATCATGTGGACCATAGATGATGCCAATAAAAAATATATGGAAACGAGCCTGATCTATACGGCTGACGATACTGCAGCGGTCAAACCTGATTCCACGCTGATCAAACCGGACGTGAATATCGAATTCACCGATGAAACCAAAAAGATCCTCGATCATAACTGCAAGAAGATAAATGTCAGCCTGAAACTTAACGGCGGCGACAATGATTTCAACCTCACCCAGACAATGTGGATGGCTGAAAGCCTCCCCGGTGTCGATGAACTGAAAGCGTACAATAAAAAACTGATCGATATCGGCGGCGGCATGATGCAATCCGCGCCTGTGGGGATCGATAAAAAGGCGCTTGAGGAATTCATGAACAAGACGAACGAGATCAATGGTTTCCCGCTTGAGATCGAATTCACCATGTCCATCAACGTCGAGGAAATGGTCATGGAAGTTAAAACATCCAGCGTGGTGACAAAATTCTCGGTCGTTCCAATAAGTAACAAGGTATTTGAATTACCTGAAGGTTATACCCCCTACGAATAA
- a CDS encoding DUF4249 family protein, producing the protein MPTIKYNAMAIFMMTAIMISCGHQADENFENMLNITGVVRNEADHIELTVNRTYNMDEPANSEMDSAIVMLFNNDYSDTFIGQYAGYGGFFWIDTVPVNAGDTYNLMIAADGYDTVYGQTTVPDDYQIIYPLSGDTMTLLDTLLFTVGKGIEDYQIECWVEEYERGFYYYFPNFENDSIIGFPVFVFSDFVQQFDTTTLFTFMVIGYDSNYYNYHYFYDSDDPPQCGVSGGIGLFGSAWVRSVDVYLKVN; encoded by the coding sequence ATGCCGACGATAAAATACAATGCCATGGCAATATTCATGATGACCGCGATCATGATCAGTTGCGGGCATCAGGCCGATGAAAATTTCGAAAACATGCTGAACATCACGGGCGTGGTCAGGAACGAAGCAGATCACATCGAACTGACGGTTAATCGAACGTATAACATGGATGAACCGGCAAATTCAGAGATGGACAGCGCTATAGTCATGCTTTTTAACAACGATTATTCCGATACATTCATTGGACAATATGCCGGCTATGGTGGTTTCTTTTGGATCGATACTGTACCGGTGAATGCCGGAGATACGTATAATCTAATGATCGCGGCGGACGGGTATGATACGGTCTATGGACAGACGACGGTCCCTGATGACTATCAGATTATCTATCCCTTGTCCGGGGATACAATGACTTTGCTGGATACATTGCTTTTCACTGTTGGCAAAGGCATTGAAGATTACCAAATCGAATGTTGGGTCGAAGAATATGAACGAGGATTTTACTACTATTTTCCAAATTTTGAAAATGATTCAATAATTGGTTTTCCTGTTTTTGTTTTTTCCGATTTTGTCCAACAGTTTGATACAACCACACTATTTACGTTTATGGTCATCGGTTACGATTCAAACTATTACAATTATCACTATTTCTATGACAGCGACGATCCCCCGCAGTGCGGCGTAAGCGGCGGGATCGGGCTGTTCGGGAGCGCGTGGGTCAGATCCGTGGATGTCTACCTGAAAGTCAATTGA
- a CDS encoding sigma-70 family RNA polymerase sigma factor, with the protein MYNTIDTDESLIAKVKNGDCEAFSPLIERYKMQVYRLVYRMVGNRDDTEDLVQEVFVRSFRAMKSFKTGSPFYPWLSRIAVNHTLNYIKKEQKNKMQPLEWIEDRLASKQDNPVAMTEQKMLKEKITAAMQKLPGDYRTILVLRVEEELSYDEISKTLRIPRGTVMSRLARARQRLKEIFKELALAP; encoded by the coding sequence GTGTATAATACTATAGATACCGACGAATCTTTGATAGCAAAAGTGAAGAACGGCGACTGCGAAGCCTTCTCACCGTTAATCGAACGTTATAAAATGCAGGTTTACAGGTTGGTTTACCGGATGGTCGGTAACCGGGATGATACCGAGGACCTTGTTCAAGAGGTTTTCGTGAGGAGTTTCCGTGCCATGAAGAGTTTTAAAACCGGAAGCCCTTTCTATCCCTGGCTTTCAAGGATCGCGGTAAACCATACGTTGAACTATATTAAAAAGGAGCAAAAGAATAAAATGCAGCCCTTAGAATGGATCGAGGACCGTCTCGCAAGTAAACAGGATAATCCCGTGGCGATGACCGAGCAGAAAATGTTGAAAGAGAAAATAACTGCCGCCATGCAAAAACTGCCTGGAGATTACCGGACGATCCTGGTCCTGAGGGTCGAGGAAGAGCTTTCTTATGATGAGATCAGCAAGACCTTGCGTATTCCGCGGGGAACGGTCATGTCACGGCTGGCGCGGGCGCGCCAGCGTCTTAAGGAAATTTTCAAGGAGTTGGCATTAGCTCCTTGA